DNA sequence from the Pedobacter schmidteae genome:
CAAAGGCATGGTGGTGTTCTTTTCTTTGGCTTCGTCGAAACCTAACTGAACTGAAACGTAACCGTCTTTCTCTGCGGTCTTTACCTGTGTAACTACACAAGGTCCAGCTTCGATCACCGTACATGGTATATTCTTACCATCGGCGTCGAAAATGCTGGTCATTCCTACTTTTTTTCCAATAATACCTGACATTTTCTTTTTTTAAATTAACACCCATCGAAGCAGTAGGGCTTCGTTCAAGGTGGATACACATCCCTGTTAAGGGAGGGCAAAAATAGGAAAGAAATCTTAATTTTCAAATAGTTAGCTAAATATTTTTTCAAATAAGTGCTAAAAATTTATTTTCATTGGGTAGCACGCAATTAGAACTGTTTTTATCCCACCAGGCGGTCACTTAAACTATAAAGAATAACAGACAGAACAACTAAACCAATCAAAACATAAAGATAATCGCGCTCAATCAGGAAGCTAAAAATTGAAAAAACTACCCTCGCAATAGGCGTAAAAATCAAAAGCAATGTGCCAAATTGTATAATTGCAGCCCCATCCAGATGTTTTAAGCCTGAAACAATTGCAGCAATTGTAAATAAACCAGACTTACCCGCATCAAACCTGGAATAATCTACTGTTTGGCTATAATTAAAAAATAAGTAAATAAGTCCTCCAATAAATACAACGGTCATTGAAGAGACCACCCCAGCCCTTAGTAAAGTGCCCAGAATAAGTTGTATATCTTTATCAGCGAAAAAATTTTTATTCTCTTTACTCATAACCTACCTGCTAAACCGTTATAAATCATCTGAAGTGCTAAAAAAGTAACCACAACAGCAAATACCATTTTTAACTTGTCAGTCTTAGCTTTAACCAATATTTTAGATCCGATTGTAGCGCCCGACAATACACCAACAGTTACCGGCATGGCTATACCCGGATCAATTTGTCCGCGGTGCAGATAAACGATTGCACTTGCCGCAGCGGTTACCCCCATCATAAAATTACTGGTTGTTGTCGACACCTTAAAAGGAATCCGCATAATATTATCCATGGCGATTACCTTCAAAGCCCCCGACCCAATTCCTAGTAAACCCGAGATAATCCCGGCAATAAACATCATTAAAAATCCACCTATCACATTATGTACAGCGTACTTCTTAACACCCAACTCGGTTGGATAAGTACCATTCAACTTAAAAAAAACAGCAAGCCGACCGGAAGTATCATTATCAGATCTATCCACCTTTTTACGCACCATCATAGCTGCCGAAAACAACAGAATCAGGCCAAAAATAACAGCAATATAGCTTGGATTGATAAATACAGTTACCACAGCTCCTATTATAGCACTGATAGTAGTCGCTACCTCCAAAAACATACCTATCCTGATATTGGTAATCCCCTCCTTCACATAGGCAGCGGCAGAACCGGAAGAAGTTGCAATTACTGAAATAATCGAAGCCCCGATAGCATAATGGATATCAACCCCAAGCGCAAGTGTTAGTAAGGGAATGATAATCACACCTCCACCCAAACCAGTAAGCGACCCTACCAGTCCGGCTAAAAAGGCACCTAACAAAACTATAACTGTAAATAGCAATACTGACATCGCTGCAAATATAGTATCTCAGAACCGAACACAATAAAATTAAAATATCATTGTTAAATTAGATAACACCAATACATTTATTATATTATTGTATTATGAAACCATCATGATCTTTCAAAACCCCGTAGGGCTCACGAGTACTGTTAAAAACAACTAATAACTACAAGTAATCACACAGTGGAATAATCAAGATCATGATAGCTTCATCATAAATAAAAAACAAACCGAGTTTACGAGTTCATTAATACAAATGAAAACAATAGAAGATCATTAATAATTACAAACGAATGAAAAAAATCATACTCCCTATTATTTCGGCTTTCATACTTAGCTTCACTGCTCAGGGCCAGTCTGTACAAGATTCAACTAAAGTCGATCCTACACTTAGAGGTCAGTATCAACTGATGCTTTCAAAATCCAAAACCCTAAATGGGTATAAATTGGTAAATCCAAACCGCATCAGCGCTTTCTGGAAAAACGTGAACGATACGCTGGCCACAGAACGCAGAAAAAGCTCCAATGCGATCAAAAAAATTAAAGAATATGAGAACAACATAACTGATCTGAAAACTCAAATCAGCGGAAAGGAAAACTCTTTGGCAAGCTCTAATGCAAAAGTAAATGAAATCAGTTTCCTGGGCATCTCATTCACAAAATCAACCTATAGTACCATTGTATGGAGCCTGATTGTTGCCCTCGCAATAGCACTTACCATCGTGATCTTAAGATCTGCGAAACACATTCATGAAGCCAAATATCGGAGTAACCTATACGAGGAGATTGCGCAGGAGTATCAAGCCTATAAAACAAAAGCCAACGACAAAGAGAAAAAATTAGCACGGGAACTTCAGGACGAGCGCAACAAACTCGACGAACTCAAGAACCGGGGCAAATAACCGGACAGTTAAAAAAAGAAGGCCTTCCTGATCAGATCAGGAAGGCCTTCTTTTTTTAACTGTCCGTATAGTTACACTTTAATTTCTACTTCAACACCGCTAGGCAATTCAAGTTTCATTAAGGCATCAACTGTTTTTGAGTTAGAACTATAAATATCTAACAAACGCTTGTAAGCACACAATTGAAATTGCTCACGTGCTTTTTTGTTCACGTGTGGTGAACGCAAAACAGTGAAAATTTTCTTTTCTGTTGGCAACGGAATTGGTCCGCTAACCACTGCACCCGTAGGTTTAACAGTTTTTACGATTTT
Encoded proteins:
- a CDS encoding DUF1634 domain-containing protein, whose translation is MSKENKNFFADKDIQLILGTLLRAGVVSSMTVVFIGGLIYLFFNYSQTVDYSRFDAGKSGLFTIAAIVSGLKHLDGAAIIQFGTLLLIFTPIARVVFSIFSFLIERDYLYVLIGLVVLSVILYSLSDRLVG
- the rpsJ gene encoding 30S ribosomal protein S10; the protein is MSQRIRIKLKSYDYNLVDKSAEKIVKTVKPTGAVVSGPIPLPTEKKIFTVLRSPHVNKKAREQFQLCAYKRLLDIYSSNSKTVDALMKLELPSGVEVEIKV
- a CDS encoding sulfite exporter TauE/SafE family protein → MSVLLFTVIVLLGAFLAGLVGSLTGLGGGVIIIPLLTLALGVDIHYAIGASIISVIATSSGSAAAYVKEGITNIRIGMFLEVATTISAIIGAVVTVFINPSYIAVIFGLILLFSAAMMVRKKVDRSDNDTSGRLAVFFKLNGTYPTELGVKKYAVHNVIGGFLMMFIAGIISGLLGIGSGALKVIAMDNIMRIPFKVSTTTSNFMMGVTAAASAIVYLHRGQIDPGIAMPVTVGVLSGATIGSKILVKAKTDKLKMVFAVVVTFLALQMIYNGLAGRL